The following proteins are encoded in a genomic region of Periophthalmus magnuspinnatus isolate fPerMag1 chromosome 21, fPerMag1.2.pri, whole genome shotgun sequence:
- the itgb2 gene encoding integrin beta-2 → MKSSYSLLLLVLMLSSGVCEEVCSRAQINSCSDCIRTGPFCAWCQQLNFTKAGEQEAVRCDTVAKLRTRGCNGEDIITVINHRTVVKDQPLSQTFDQKEKEPVQLRPQEIRLKLRPGLPVSFSVHFKQVQGYPVDLYYLMDLSFSMNDDLQNVKKLGNQLFTALEAITQHGRIGFGAFVDKTVLPFTNTNPQKLQKPCDNSLVACQAAFGYRHVLSLTQSKEQFRIEVDKQHISGNLDSPEGSLDAMMQATVCGDRIGWRNSSTRLLVLTTDAGFHMAGDGKLAGILEPNDERCHLHNNLYTSSSNTDYPSVGQLALQLEKQNIQPIFAVTDEVYDIYQELSKMIPKSVVGRLSADSSNVVKLITDAYNSLSSKVTLTHGPLPENVQVTYSPKCDDPGPSGGSTGVCNGVQQGKEITFEVQVVSSSCLSSPQTFSISPLGIKDSLTVTVESDCDCKCHDKLQGALHPHCSFQGTVECGMCRCTEGFLGQFCNCSSDRRAQTESCRRDNGTECEGRGTCVCGRCQCHSKPSGTFYHGAFCECDDEQCDYHLNELCAGKGKCHCGKCQCNPGYEGDACQCAVSRESCTRNGAECNGRGTCKCNACECDSGYLPPLCLLCPSCPDPCNAKLSCVECLAFDVGPFKKNCSVACSSVSHQKVPHLGNARHCELKDSEGCWVRYRLQQLVGRDRYSADVLEQRDCPPSLVAIVAASVASVALVGILLLLLVKLLLYMRDLKEFRRFENEKKKSRWAQADNPLFKNATTTVTNPTFTGE, encoded by the exons ATGAAGAGCTCCTACTCCCTCCTGCTCCTGGTGCTGATGCTCAGCTCTG gtgtgtgtgaggaggtgtgttcCAGAGCTCAAATCAACAGCTGCAGTGACTGCATCCGCACTGGACCCTTCTGCGCCTGGTGCCAACAGCTG AACTTCACCAAAGCTGGAGAGCAGGAGGCGGTGCGTTGCGACACTGTGGCCAAACTGAGAACACGAGGATGTAACGGCGAGGACATCATCACCGTCATCAACCACAGAACTGTCGTCAAGGACCAACCCCTCAGCCAGACGTTTGACCAGAAAGAAAAGGAACCGGTCCAACTCAGACCCCAGGAGATACGGCTCAAACTCCGGCCTG GGTTGCCGGTCTCGTTCTCGGTGCACTTTAAGCAGGTGCAGGGGTATCCTGTGGACCTGTACTACCTCATGGACCTCTCCTTCTCCATGAACGACGACCTGCAGAACGTCAAGAAGCTCGGAAACCAACTCTTCACCGCCCTGGAGGCCATCACACAACACGGACGCATcg GTTTCGGGGCCTTCGTGGATAAGACCGTTCTCCCGTTCACGAACACAAACCCTCAGAAGCTGCAGAAACCATGTGACAATTCGTTGGTGGCGTGCCAGGCGGCGTTCGGGTACCGCCACGTCCTCAGCCTCACCCAGAGCAAGGAGCAGTTTAGGATCGAGGTCGACAAACAGCACATCTCTGGAAACCTGGACTCTcctgagggaagtctggacgCCATGATGCAGGCCACGGTGTGCGGG GATCGGATCGGCTGGAGGAACAGCAGCACGCGGCTCCTCGTCCTCACCACAGACGCTGGATTCCACATGGCCGGAGACGGGAAGCTCGCCGGAATTCTGGAGCCAAACGATGAACGCTGCCATCTTCACAACAACCTGTACACCAGCAGCAGCAACACG GACTATCCCTCCGTGGGACAACTCGCTCTGCAgctggagaaacaaaacattcaacCCATTTTTGCTGTGACCGATGAAGTTTACGACATCTACCag GAGCTGTCAAAGATGATTCCCAAATCTGTGGTGGGACGTCTCTCGGCCGACTCCAGCAACGTGGTCAAACTCATCACAGACGCCTACAac AGTCTCTCGTCTAAAGTGACCCTGACTCATGGACCACTGCCTGAAAATGTCCAGGTGACGTATTCTCCAAAGTGTGACGACCCCGGACCCAGCGGAGGGAGCACCGGAGTGTGTAATGGAGTACAGCAGGGGAaagag ATCACATTTGAGGTGCAGGTTGTGTCGTCCTCgtgcctctcctctccacagaccttcTCCATCAGCCCTCTGGGGATCAAAGACTCTCTGACCGTGACTGTGGAGAGCGACTGCGACTGCAAGTGTCATGACaaactgcagggggcgctgcacCCACACTGCAGCTTCCAGGGGACAGTGGAATGTGGCATGTgcag GTGCACCGAGGGCTTCCTGGGGCAGTTCTGTAACTGCTCGTCGGACCGTCGCGCTCAGACTGAGTCCTGTCGCCGTGACAACGGGACGGAGTGCGAGGGGCGGGGCACCTGCGTGTGCGGCCGCTGTCAGTGCCACTCCAAACCCTCTGGAACGTTCTACCATGGAGCATTCTGCGAGTGCGACGACGAGCAGTGTGACTACCACCTCAACGAGCTGTGTGCAG GTAAAGGCAAATGCCACTGCGGCAAGTGCCAGTGCAACCCCGGGTACGAGGGCGACGCGTGTCAGTGCGCCGTGTCCAGAGAGAGCTGCACCCGCAACGGCGCCGAGTGCAACGGGCGCGGCACCTGCAAATGTAACGCCTGCGAATGTGACAGCGGGTACCTGCCCCCCCTCTGCCTACTGTGCCCGTCCTGCCCCGACCCCTGCAACGCCAAGCT GAGCTGTGTGGAGTGCCTGGCTTTTGACGTCGGTCCGTTTAAGAAGAACTGCTCGGTGGCCTGCAGTTCAGTGTCTCACCAGAAGGTGCCGCACTTGGGCAACGCGAGACACTGTGAGCTGAAGGACTCAGAGGGCTGCTGGGTCCGGTACCGACTCCAGCAACTGGTGGGACGAGACCGGTACAGCGCCGACGTCCTGGAACAGAGAG ACTGCCCTCCGAGCCTCGTGGCCATCGTGGCGGCGTCCGTGGCGTCCGTGGCTCTCGTGGGCAttttgctcctcctcctcgtgaAGCTGCTCCTCTACATGAGGGACCTCAAGGAGTTCAGGAGGTTTGAGAACGAGAAGAAGAAGTCCAGATGGGCTCAG GCTGATAAtcctctgtttaaaaatgccacCACCACCGTCACCAACCCGACCTTCACCGGAGAgtga